The genomic DNA AAGTACCCCGAGTGAGCCGCGGGCGGTCCGAAGCTGCCTCCCGGGAGGCCCAGAAGAACGAAGAGGCCGCCGAGTCCACCTGCGGCGAGATCCAGCACGCCGTCTCCGTCCAGGTCCCCGATCGCGACCGAAGTGACCCCAGGGCCGGCCAGGTAGTCCGTCCGGGGTGCAAACACGCCGCCACCAATGCCCAAATAGATCGACGCTACGCCGATCGTCCCAGGTGTCGTCGAAACTCTGCTCGCGATCGCCATGTCAGGCATTCCGTCGCCGTTCACATCGCCGATCGCGACGGGGTTGCCCGGAAGCGTGGGTGTCGGAAGGAGGGTCGGAGCGCCAAAACTCCCGGCACCCAGGCCGACCATGACGGAGATCGTGCGCGTCGTGGCGTTCAAGACCGCCAGATCGGGCCGGCCATCGCCGTCGAGGTCCCCCACACCGAGCCCAGCGGGTCCGCTGCCCGCGGTTGGGTACCTCGTCTCGGCGCCGAACGTCCCGCCTGGCTGACCCATGAGAACGGACACGTCGTGCGAGCTCGTATTCGCCGTCACGATGTCGAGCCAGCCGTCTCCGTCGAGGTCCGAGAGCTTGATCTCCGCCGGGTTCACTCCGACTGCATAGTCCGTGTTGGTACCGTATCCTCCACCGGGGAGCGCCGGCAGGACAGACACTGTTCCCGGATTGACCAACGGACTGGCTCCCGTGTTCGCCACCACGAGATCGATTCGCCCATCGCCATCCACGTCCCCGGTGGCGATGGAGCGCGCCGTTCTTGGCGCCCCATAGTCCGCAGCCGAGAACCCGCCGCCCGGCAAGCTCGTGAACACGGTAGCCTGAGGAAAGGAAGCCGCCCCATTTGGAGCGGCCATGTCGGGCCGACCGTCTCCGTTCAGGTCTCCGAGCACGACCGAGGAGTGATTCCTGCCTCCGGTATAGTACGGAGTTGGTGGATCCGGAAGGTCCGAGAGGACCGTCACGGTGGTGCCGTCGAAGTGCGATGCCGCAATGTCCGCCTGTCCGTCTCCGTCCAGATCACCGATCGCCACGTGGCCGGTCCCTTCGCCGCTGTCGTAAATCGACGGCGCGCCGAAGCCGCCGCCTGGAAGGCCCGGTAGGGTGGTCACCGATCCGGTTCCGGGGCCGCCAATCGTCAGGAAGGCGCCCAACACGAGGTCCAAGCGGGTGTCGCCATTGAGATCTCCGATCGCCAATCCATTGACATCGCCGGGAACGACGTAATCTGCTCGTGACCCCAAGAGGCCGCCCGGCAAACCCGAATACACCACCGCCCCGAGGCCATTCACCGTGGCGAGATCCATCCGGCCGTCGGCGTTCAGGTCGGCGATGCCGACGACATACGAGATTCCACCCGTGTCGTATTCCGTGATGGTGCCGAAGCCGCCACTGGCCTGCCCGTACAGGACCGTGGCCGAGATGTTCGGCCCCCCGACCGCGACATCGTTCCGACCGTCGCCGTCCAGGTCCCCGATCGCGACGGACTGAATCTCAATGGCGGGTCCCAGCGTATAGATGATATCGGGGCCGAAACCCCCACCCGGTAGGCCGATCATGACGGATACACGGTTGCCGAACGCTTCACCGGACGCGATATCAAGGATGCCGTCGCCGTTCAGATCACCAACTGCGAACGGGTACGGGGAGATTCCCGTTGGATAGCTCACGGGCGGGCCGAATCCGCCGCCCGCGAGCCCCGGAAGAACGACGATCGCACCTGTAGGGACTACGTTCAGATCGGATAGGACCAAGTCGTTCCTGCCGTCTCCGGTCAGGTCCTGGATTAGCACATAGATCGCGTTACCGATGGCGTAGACGTCAGTCGGAGGGCCGAGTGTGCCCCCGAGCCCGCCGAGGAGGACCTTCACGACGCCGTCACTTGTGACCACGAGATCATTTGTGCCGTCGCCGTTCAAATCCCCGATCGCAGGGGAGCCCGAGGGACCGGATAGGGCATAGTGCTGGACCTGTGGGGGAGTCGGGTAGAGCGCGGCCCGAGCATCCTGAGCTGTGACGAGCACGATGCTGAAGGCCAGGGCGAGAACGGCAGTGGACAGGTTGAGGCGCGGGCGCGCCGATGCGGAGGGCATCGAGATGTCTCCCGGGGAGGTAGGCCAGTGGTACCGTTGCTCGCGGGGTGGGGAGATCTCTACGAGCGGGAAGGATGCCAGTAGGCTAGCGTGAGCCGCGTCGTATGTCAAGGAGTCGGTTCCCTTCACGTGACCCGCACCGGCCGATCCTTCTCCGAACCTCGAACGGTGCGTGCAGCGCGACGGTTCGGCGCCAACCCGGGTGGTGACCGGGAATCGCGTTTCGGGGGGCTGGCGCAAACTGCTAAACGGTGCACCGACTCGCAGAATGGGGGGTTAGCTCAGGTGGTAGAGCACCCGCCATTTAAGAACCAAAACTCAATCAGGCCCGCTCGGCCAAGCTCTAGCGCGTCAACGAAATGCAAAGCGCCCTCGGGAGATGGCTCTCCGAGGGCGCGCTCCTTTTCGCGACCTATGGAGACCTATGGACCCGAAGGGGGAACTCCAGACCGGGAACCCCGGGAACGAACCAAGTAGACGGCCGGCGCTCAGATCGTCGGACCGTCGCACTTGACCGGAGCGTTTCACGCCAATGCAACCTTACGGGCATGGTGCCTGTCTTAATTGGCATCGCGTCTGGATCCTGAGTTGACCCCAACTGCAGCCCGGAGGGCGTGAGCCGATGACGATCAGCCGCCGATCCTTCCTCAAAGCTGCATTGGCGATCGGCGCTTCGCTCGCATGGGGCGGACCGGCTCGAGCCTCGCGTGTCCGATGGCATGAGCGGCGTGATCTCTATCCCCAAGGGGTCGCCTCGGGCGATCCCGATCCGCACAGCGTCATCCTGTGGACGAGGCGTCCGTTCGCCCAAGGCACCCGCCAGCTCCTGACCGTCGAGGTCGCCGAGGATGAGGCGTTCCAGCG from Candidatus Eisenbacteria bacterium includes the following:
- a CDS encoding VCBS repeat-containing protein; this translates as MNGDGTNDLVVTSDGVVKVLLGGLGGTLGPPTDVYAIGNAIYVLIQDLTGDGRNDLVLSDLNVVPTGAIVVLPGLAGGGFGPPVSYPTGISPYPFAVGDLNGDGILDIASGEAFGNRVSVMIGLPGGGFGPDIIYTLGPAIEIQSVAIGDLDGDGRNDVAVGGPNISATVLYGQASGGFGTITEYDTGGISYVVGIADLNADGRMDLATVNGLGAVVYSGLPGGLLGSRADYVVPGDVNGLAIGDLNGDTRLDLVLGAFLTIGGPGTGSVTTLPGLPGGGFGAPSIYDSGEGTGHVAIGDLDGDGQADIAASHFDGTTVTVLSDLPDPPTPYYTGGRNHSSVVLGDLNGDGRPDMAAPNGAASFPQATVFTSLPGGGFSAADYGAPRTARSIATGDVDGDGRIDLVVANTGASPLVNPGTVSVLPALPGGGYGTNTDYAVGVNPAEIKLSDLDGDGWLDIVTANTSSHDVSVLMGQPGGTFGAETRYPTAGSGPAGLGVGDLDGDGRPDLAVLNATTRTISVMVGLGAGSFGAPTLLPTPTLPGNPVAIGDVNGDGMPDMAIASRVSTTPGTIGVASIYLGIGGGVFAPRTDYLAGPGVTSVAIGDLDGDGVLDLAAGGLGGLFVLLGLPGGSFGPPAAHSGY